The Malus domestica chromosome 08, GDT2T_hap1 genomic interval TTGCTACCTGTAGGGAATTACGTAACTTCTTTCTTTCTCAGGTTATTTTAGAGAGTTTGAGAATGGCAACCATTATATCTTTTGCTTTTAGAGAGGCTGTGGTTGATGTGGAATACAAAGGTATTAACAAGACTATaaactaaaaaatattttattcttGAAAGTTTATATCTATATAGAGGTGAAATTTATATACTATATATTAGGGAAATGATTTCCGCACACTCTTTTCTTCATATTCACACATTTGATTACTTATGTCCATTGATTCTCATTCAATTCATTCAGTCTATTGATTCCCTACTATGCGATCATCAAGTCCCtaattttttaatgatattttgtCATACATTTTTTGTATCATCGTGTCCCTTTTGAATGACATTGCTCCTTATAAGATATGTATATTCAAGACGAAGTGCGACAGTTATtgaataagaaaacaaaaataaagttttaattatTGATAACTACATACACATACACAATCTCTACTTGTTTTGGTCAAATATAATCTCTTGATTTGAGCATATGtgcattaatttttttaacaagaaaATGAGATGTATTTGCTATATGAAAATATAAATCTAGAGACTATGTATGGTTGACGGTGGAATATGTGACAGGGTACTTGATTCCAAAAGGTTGGAAAGTGATGCCTTTGTTCAGGAACATTCATCACAATCCTGAATTTTTTGCCGACCCTCAGAAATTCGATCTCTCTAGATTCGAGGTAGGGTGACTACTActgtttctttctttgttcttaGTCATTCACCACACCATATCTGAACTTTAAGATGTCAGAAAAGTCTGGAATTCATCAGTATATGATAATTGTACAATTTAACTATGAGCTTGagttataaaaatttaaaatttatataaaaagtGTAGCGAGTGAATCTGAACCACTTAAAATacaatttatattattgtacaTTGATGTAAAGTAGGATAGATATTACTTCCTATAATTATTAACAACTAATGCATCTTGATGTTTTAATCAAACTCGTCGATGCTTAATTAGGTTGCACCAAAGCCAAATACATTTATGCCATTTGGAAGTGGAGTGCATGCCTGTCCCGGAAACGAGCTTGCAAAGCTGGAAATGCTGGTTATGATGCACCATTTGGTCACCAAGTTGAAGTGGGAAGTAGTGGGATCCCAAAGTGAGATTCAATATAGCCCATTCCCTGTGCCTCTGCATGGACTCCCAGCAAAATTTTGGAAACAATCTGCCTGAGCTGAACTCTCACAGCCCTCCCCAAATTAACTTACCCTCataatttgtgtgttttttgCGAGCATCTCCAACCGATCTGTTAAAGTGATATGCACGGACACAAAATTGCAAGAATTAAAGGAGAAAATCAATCCAACTAAGTAATCAAATCCTCATAGATTCGAAGGCACTAAGGGCAatgtaatattattttatttataatggtgcttatgtttttctatgaaaacataataaagatgatataatattttatattagagTGGACTTCTCACAATTTTATAAAGGTTCAAATTGCTACCTAGACCAACAAATGCAAATGTATCATTTTAGATTTGATATATCTCCTTTAAAGATGCTTTATGACACATTTCATTTTTGCTACTCTGTTTTATCTCCCCTTATATTATATGGAACTGATAAGATAGAGATTTTCCATGCAAGACATCTGTCTTTAATCTAACAAATGACAGATCCTTTATTGATAATTGGTCGATACATTTGTGTTAGGTTGTCATCGACAACGATATTGACACGACTATAGATACCATATTGACgattcattctttaatataCGCGAGTTTCTTGTTCATGGAAGAACTGGGTTTGATATTATTATCATCTTTGCCATTCTCTCTGCCATGTTCTACCTTTTCCCAAGTGCATTTAGCATTGATCTGCAGTCATATTTAGTTTGCTAATCAGGAGTTACTGTGACATAATTTGGTGGAGCTCTATGATATATCACATACAACACGTACAATATAAGAGGAGGGATTACTGTTACGCTATGGTCGATTATTTAGACAATAGTCAAGATTACCAATCtaagaaatttaaagttttGAGTTCCCTGAAAATCGCTCATTTTTCTGCTAACGATTCTATTTTGCGGAAATGAAATGTCCCCGTTGGTAGATAGTTTGCTTGTTCATCCATTCCCTTCTTCTGGTGCTTGTTCTCTGCTGCGTTGGTGTAGTTTGGTTGCTTGTATACGGTTCTTGGTTGCGGCAGTTTGCTAGCTAGTAGCTGCTACTTGTTTTGTATTGTTGCTTCTCTTattcaccaaaaaataaaaaatattttcttggcCCTTTAGAATGGCAAATCGAATGTCATTCCACACGTTCAATTTGCGTAACAACACTAGCAAATGCTTTAATAATATATACCACAAGGTGCAAAAGTAGCAAAGAACCCTTGAGCACCAATTTGTTGTTTAAGAAAAATAAGAGCTCGTGTGAGAAGCTAATCAAGAATGTGACATGATTGGAACTCAATAGATCACAACACGTATACTATATATCTGTGGAGCGATTGCTGTTACATTATTTACAGATATCATAGGTCTGTAGACAAAAACTCATTGATTTGCTCAAACTTCTTGAGAAGCTGGAGTTGTGTATTTACTAATGGCTGCAGTGATCCTCTCTTTGTCTCTGGTAGGGAATGCTTCCAAGAGGACTCCGTCTTTATAGAAGTGGAAGAGGGGCACCGTCTGCATCGTTTCATTCAATCTTACAAATTTTCAGTACGAAGTACGGAATCAAACTAAAATAGAACTTAATACAAACTTTTTCTCAGAAATAATAAAACTAAGAGGGCATTACACAAATAATAATCCACTTATAAATCAGAGTTTAGTGTCCTTTCAGCTCAAATTTTTGTTAGAAGTTTGTAACCAGTTATATTTGTTCATATTTCCCTTTACTCGATGCACACGTTACGTTCCATAAATTCATCTCAACAACAATGTATAGGTGAGTACTTAATCAAACTAACATATAAGATTAGTGTGCAACGTTTCCAGTGAAATCAAGCAATCCAGAGAATGTTACCTTAATTCTAAGTCGATCAGCAACCTCGGATTGTTCATCGTACTCATCAATTACCTGcagaaattagaaagaaaaaaaaaatcgtttaCCGCAATTACATATTGAGGTAATAAAGCAAAGTTGAAATCAGAATGAACGATTTTGAACATGGCGTTTGTACGGCGAAATGATACTGACATTATGCTTTAAGAAGATAACAGCAGCTTCTCCATCGCCAGCTCCCTTGCACAACTTTGAAAACCCTTGCTCTATGTACTTGCAGCTCCCACACGAAGTCCGATAAAAATCCACTACAACCAAAGCACCACTTTCTCTAGCCGTTTCAAGAATTTTGCTGAACTCCGCGTCAGTCCTAAACTCTCTAACACATTCAACGGGACACACATCGTCGTCGTCCTCTTCGGACAATTCTCCTAGGTTTCCCGTCGCCACTCGGGCCTCTACGTGCCCGAATGCGCCGTGGAATCCCGAAACTCCCAGCGCCGTAGTTTTGATGATGGTTGATGGATTTCCGGCTCTCAGAAGACGTGATTTAACTTGGGAGGGACTCGTTGAACCGAGTTTTGTGTTTGGTTTCGTGACAAAGTTGAATGAGGCTTTGGCCTTGCCGTAAAGAATGCTCTGCCTGTGCATCATTAGCCAATGGGAACACGTATTTTCGGAGCTGATTGCCTCTGGCAGTTGATGAGGTTCTCATTTGCCATATCTGAATTCTGAGTTATGCCACCAATCAGAAGACGACACGACATCATTAACCATATCGGCTTGCTGTCTGATTTCCCAACGAACTTTCAAATTTCAGTTATGGGCTATTTTCTTAACAGTTATGGGCTGATTAAATTTCGGCCCAATGGGCTTTCAGTTAATACCGTCGTAATGTTATTTTGTAAAaactttttagttaaaatggtaTTTTTAGCtaaagaaaatatcaaattgCTGACGTCATCTCGACCAACTACAAACTACCAGAAACTAATGTTATGGGAATGCGTGCCTTAACCGTAATCTGATCTCTTCAGGCGCGGTTCGTTCGCGCGTGATCTTATATTCCAATTAAGTTCTCAAACCAACCTCACCAGTCTCTCTGGGAATCGGAACGATAAAAACGACGTAGTTGCGAGGCCCCTTCCATCTCAAtacttggagagagagagagagagagaaagaagcagCAATGGCGAGCGGTGCAGAGCTGAAGTCGGAAAGCTTGCTGGAGCTGATGAAAGAGCACCTGAAAACCGACGCCGGCAAAGAAATCACCAAGAAAATTGGACTCGTCTATCAGATAAACATCGCACCCAAGGTAGGCCCTACCACCCCACCGGCCTCCCTCGAATTCTCTAAATCTAATTAAGCCCCCAATTTTTCCTTGACTTTCTGAGTTGAAATTGCAGAAAATTGGATTCGATGAGGTGATTTTTACCGTTGATCTCAAGAAGGGCGAGGTCAAGAAAGGTTAGGGTTCCTGATTTTGCTTTGCTCCGTGTCCTTATTAATTAGTCTATTAGAGCCTGTTGAGATTGTTTCTGGAAGGGTTGAAAGCGTTTTGGGACAGTCAAAAGTGCTTTTCATTGCATTTTGAGAGAAAAATTTCGGTGTGTTTTTCTAAAGAATCATCTAAAAGAAAGTGCTTTTGACTGCGCTTGGCAGAAAATTCAAAAGTGGGGTTTAGATCATGTGTAACCGCTTTCTGAAGAGTCACTCGGAAGATGCTTCTGGGAAGCACTTTTTAAGTGATTTACagaaaacacttcaattttaacgaaaatatcACTGTCTCTGTAACAAAAGTGCTTATGAGAAGAATTGGTATTTTTAGAGAAACAATTCCAAAGGGCCCTTAACATTTCTGTTTTATGCATGAAAGATGTGGAGCTTTTCCTGAAAATGTGAGCTGAAATTACAGGGGCATATGAAGGAGGGAAGCCAGATGCGACTTTCTCGTTCAAGGATGAAGATTTCGTGAAGGTGGCGCTGGGGAAGATGAACCCGCAAATCGCTTTCATGAGGGGGGCAATGAAGATCAAGGGCAGCCTGAGTGCCGCCACGAAATTCACACCCGACATTTTCCCCAAGCCTGCCAAGTTGTGAGATTTGGGATTTCAGGCTTTAATCcccctttcttcttcttgcttgtTCAAATGGATTTATGAAATACTAGTAAACTTTGAACTGATGGAATTTTAGCTTTCCACTAAGAGAGGAATAGGAGTCAATTAAATGAAAGCTTGTGCTCTTGGATATATGAATCATTTCATACTTAATGCAATAAGCTGCCAATTAGAATATGATTCTGAGGATGTTTTTATaggttttctttttcatgtgaTTGCCTGCAAATTTGCTATCTACTTCTGTTATGTTTAGTGTTGCTGGGTTGGATATTTGGGAGTTGGGTGGCTTCAGGGAGAATGACTTACATGAAACGGGTTCACCGTTATGTGGCGTCTCCTATCCAGTAATGCATTGCCATGTGAAGAATGCTACTCTTGGCTTTATGAGTTTGATTTGGCTGCAAAACAGCGTAAATCAGTCAAATCAATGATAAACTGAAAAGGAAATGAACTCCGCACACCCGTTCTTGGCTTATACACATCCATGTTTATTTCCGTCATTTGATTTTCCTTCTATTTATCAAATACAAATGGGCAGAAATAAATTGGGGTGTGCCAAAATTGCCTCACGAACTCTGACAATGAAAAAGAAAGTGTTAACAGTTCATTTCTATGATGTTCACCGGGGCTGAACCCGATGAGGCAAAATCTTGGGTTTAATCGGTCATTGATCACCTTCACTCCATCTTTCGCGTCACGTGATAGTCCCAGCATTGATCAACCTGCGCTtgtccaaaaagaaaaatgggtTTCGTTTAAGGAAGTTCAGAGTATATGATTGCCAATCAATTTCATGGATGCTGCCTAACATTTTGAAATACTGATCGCATTCGGCCGAGTCTGCCATTTTCTAGCCCCAACACACGGCATGAAGCCTTGAATTTTCTCAAGTATATCTTGTTCAAACTGGTTATCCAGCTGGAGTTTCAATATCCGCCAGTCTTGGCTGTTTAATGCCAAAATCTGACTTTTGGTGAAGAAAATTCAACGAGATATACGAGTATAAAGGCACACCAAGTGTCTAGCTTCCCTTTACAGATAAAACTGTAAGACCAAGGCACCATGAACTTCCTCCTTTCCTTCTGTTTTTGCCTCTGCACTTCTCTCTTGCCCTCCTTTGCAACCCCCGCCGTGTTATTCCAGGTAACGGAGCTATACATGCTTCTCTTTCATAGATACATATAACTCGTTATGTATGCGTGTTCTGAATTTTGATCGAAGCGCTTGGTTGTCTTTGAATATGATATAGGGGTTCAATTGGGATTCAAGTAAGAAAGGAGGATGGTACAACAAACTCAAGACCTCCATTCCTGAACTTGCTGACTCTGGCATCTCCCATGTttggcttcctcctccttctcacGCCAATGGAACTGAGGGTATGTACTTGCTACTAGCCTATCACTATCTCTGTATAATGTcgtttgtttgtttaatattcCCGAGTAATCATTAATGTTCTCTCGCCAAACTGCGAATCAAGAATGCGCCTTCTGGCAAGAGTTATATTGATCAATAATTCGAATTTACAGTCTGACAAGATAATAATTCGTTACTATTACTCAACATTTCAGGATACTACCCCGGAAGGCTGTACGATCTTGATGCTTCGAGCTATGGAAATAAGGATGAATTGAAGTCCCTAATTATTGCCATGCATGAGAAGGGAATCAAAGCCATAGCAGACATTGTGATAAACCACAGAGCAGCTGTCAAACAAGATGAGAACGGAATATGGAGCATCTTCGAAGGCGGAACAGCGGACGGACGTCTTGACTTCAATGCCTCCTTGATTTGCAGGGATGACAATGACCATCCCTTCGGCACTGGCAACCCAGACACTGGAGACAACTATCCATACACAGCTGACGTGgaccacacaaaccctaggcTTCAAAGTGAGTTGTCTGATTGGATGAACTGGTTGAAAACCGAAATAGGGTTCGATGGATGGAGGTTTGATTATGCCATTGGATACGGCTCTAGCTTCACCAAGCTCTACATGGATAGAACTTCACCAGAATTCGCAGTTGCCGAGTACTGGCGTTGGAACATTGCGAAAGGGCAGGACGGTAAACTCGAACAGAACCAAGATGCACATAGGAATGAAATAGCTAGTTGGATTCAGGCTGCTGGGGGTGTTGTCACGGCGTTTGATATGACAACCAAGTATATTATGGATGTTGCTGTGGTGGGTGAGCTATGGAGGTTGAAGGATTCAAATGGCAAACCACCAGGGTTGATTGGGATCAAGCCAGAAAATGCTGTGACGTTTATCGACAATCATGACACTTGGTCTCAAAAACTCTTGCCTTTCCCATCTGATCAAGTCCTGCTTGGATACGCTTACATTCTCACCCATCCTGGGACCCCAAGCATAGTAAGTAATCAACATCGATTTGCTCGATAGGAAAATGTTCTTTTGTCAGATTACCTAACGACTTAAGTAGTATACATATGTTGTAGAGTGGGATTTGGATCGCCAATTAGATTGACTCTTTTATAATTATGTGGTTCAGATCATAGTTTGACAACATATTCATTCGTTCTTTAACATCAAATAGCTAGGCCTAGCCGTCATCTTATTGAATTGGTAAAAGTTCTTTTGTCATGTTGTCTAATATAGCGCAAGTAGTCTATAATTACGTTACTAGATTGTCAACCTGAATCAGTATTAGTATGATTCTTTTCTGAATATGTGATTCGATTTTACAGTTTGATAATATAGGTCTAGTAAGAGAACATTTACTCCGAATTCGACTTACAAAACTTCTTTGCTTTCGATATTTCAGTTCTATGATCATTTCTTTGAGTGGGGGTGGCCAAAGGAGCCTATACGCAACTTGACTGCAATTAGGGCAAGGAATGGGATCAATTCCAAGAGCAGTGTGAGTATCTTAGCTGCCGAGGCTAACCTGTATATGGCCAACATTGACAACAAGATTATCATGAAGATTGGAACAAAGTTGGACCTTGGAGACCTTGATCCCACAAAGTCGAACTTCCACGTTGCCACCAGTGGACAAGACTTTGCTGTGTGGGAGAGAAACTGAACTACAAAAACTCTCATTTCTGTAATGTATTAGAATAGATAAGGCCAATCTGATGCCATTTCTTCTCCTCCAGGAATAAGGTGGACGGCAATTACAAATTCTAAAATTTAAATCCCACTTGAGGCTTGTGTAGCTctacccttttcttttcttttttttttctttttttttcttttttttttcaaagatgcTCGGTACTTCGAGTGTTCTTTACTAATTGAACTACAAGCTCGTGTGTGTTTTAGTCAACTCGTCTGAATTTGTTCAAACTATAATGTTGATACTTAGGTTCTCGTAACCTTGTTACAAATAGAAATATTTAAACTCAAACGATAAAAATGAAGCAAAATAACacgttaatttttttattcttcaagCAATATTCTAAATAATTTAATCTAAATTCTAAGTACAAATTCAAACTTGAATAAGAAGGAGAGCACACTTTCTTTTTTAAACTACGAAGTAAGCTTTGTAATACTATTCAATGTTCTCTCATCCCGTGATCAAGAAATTCATGGTGACATACTCTTAGATTTGATAAGGAATTACACTAAGGGGATGGAGGAGTGAGTTAAGTCTCACAATAGGTTAGCGagaataatgtggttcaacttcGCATTTATgcgataatcgaacctaagacatctcgtttacaagtgaagagaaatactaatATATCTTACTTCTCTCTCTATATAGCCTACTTGTCCTCTAGTGCAGCCCTTCAAATTCCACTTCCCAAGTCCCAACAAATCTTTTCGCATCCCAATTTTTATACTAATTTTACACtaattaatatttgtattttactctctcatctctcttgcaaattatttgtttaaattatgattttgtttttgttaaattaagcCATTGCaattttttaattgattatcAAATTTGTTTTAGGTTTGTAAACTTGAGCGAGTATTTTGCTATATTGTGAAGAGCAACCTATAAAATGGAATGGATGATTTGTGGATGAATAATTGTTTGATTGGTTATATTGATAAAGATATTTTAAATAGTATAGACGAGCATATCACGATACggtttcaaaatatgaaaattcgTCGAGTACAATTAGGATCATTGTGAATTGGTAAAATAGTCGAtgaatttgttattttagaATCgtatcatattatattttgtttttgtttgtactTTTGTAGACTATTCATTTAGATTTATTTTATAACATTTGGGGTAATGCTATTTACACATCTTTTTTATCTCCTACACACTCTTGTTAAATTGTCAAAAATTGAGAGATGTATATAAGAGGTAAAAATTGATGTATGGATAGCATCACCTTAACATTTGTGAGTGGCTCTTTCTCACAAGAAAACCTAACTCTGCCATTGATATCAAGGGAATGATTGTTTATGATTGAGTGTTAATGAGATAAATGAAAGTTTGTGCTTGAGTAAACCTAGTTTGAATACAAATTCTTAGCAGATTCTGTTTATATAATCATCCCTAGAACTAATTTTTGGTATCACCATAAATTTCTAGAATGTTTTAGTTTTACGTTCTTttgtatttggtttttttttttggaactttaacgaaaagcacccggtactgttcactttaacgaaaaaccacatttttacactaaaaagtcaatcctggtactattcactttaccctttattttgtccttatcattaaaattcaaagttttcaaacccttttcattagttttccttttttttttgtggtaaaATGCCAAAAAAATGCCACGAAAATGTCATGACTTAACCGGGCTCCACTGAACCGACCCGACCTAGGCCCAATCGCCTATTCTCGCTTGACTTTCCACTTTCAAAACCCTAATAACTGAAAAGTCAAACGATATAGGCTACCAAAAAAACCGCATAAACGCtcccaaatttgaaatttgaactttTCATCCCCAAAACGCCATCTCACACTCTCAGACTCCCAAAAGCTCTCATCTTTCACCCACCATTTCCAAAATCTTCATACAATAAATGGGCGGAGCTCACAGCCGTGAACACCTCGAGCTCTCCGACTCCGACGAGGAAGAGAGCGAGGAGCAGGAGAGCTATGAGGATGTGGAGGAAACTGAAGCCGACCAACGTCAGAGATCCGCCGATCGGGGACCCAAAACGCCGTCGTCGGCGGAGTTAGACGATGTGGACGCAAAGCTCAAGGCTTTGAGTCTCAAATACGGGTCTTCTTCCAAGAACCCGAATCTGAAGAATCCGGTGAAGCTCTACGTTCACATTGGTGGGAACACCCCCAAGGCGAAATGGGTAACTTCCGAAAAACTCACTTCTTACAATTTTATTAAGACATCTCGAATGGACGTTGATAATGACGAGGAggtagaggaagaagaggaatttGATGAGGAGGGTTGTTGGGTTTTGAGGGTTGGGGCCAAAGTTAGGGCTAAAGTATCGGCCGAGATGCAATTGCTCACTTTCGCCGATCAGCGGCGTGTCGATTTCTTTGCCAGAGGTGTGTGGGCAATGAAGTTTTTCGGTGATGAGGAGTATAGGGCTTTTGTGATTAAGTACAATGACTGTTTGTTTGAGAACACTTATGGGTATGAGGCCACCGAGGAGAACAGGGTGAAGGTTTATGGGAAGGATTTTGTCGGGTGGGCGAAGCCCGAAATGGCGGATGATTCGGTGTGGGAAGATGCGGAGGATAGTTTGTTGAAGAGCCCTGGCTCGGCAACACCAGTGAGGgcaaatcaaaatttgagagagGAGTTTGAGGAGGCCCACAATGGCGGGATACAGAGCTTGGCATTGGGTGCATTGGACAATAGTTTCTTGGTGGGGAACTCTGGCATTCAGGTAGTTAAGAATTTCTCTCATGGAATACATGGTAAAGGTGTTTATGTGAATTTTGATGATGGGAGCTACGGAGGGGGTTCGAATTTGGCACGGTCAACGCCTAGGAAGGCTCTGTTGATGAAGGCCGAGACTAACATGCTCCTTATGAGTCCGATGAATGAGGGGAAGCCTCACACAACAGGGCTTCATCAGCTTGATATTGAAACCGGGAAGGTTGTTACTGAGTGGAAGTTTGAGAAAGATGGGGCTGACATTACAATGAGGGATATCACAAATGACAGTAAGGGAGCGCAGTTGGACCCCTCAGGATCAACATTCTTGGGTCTGGATGACAACAGGCTTTGCCGGTGGGATATGCGTGATAGGAAAGGAATGGTTCAGGACCTTGCGGCTTCTAGTGGACCTGTTCTCAATTGGAACCAAGGGCATCAGTTCTCAAGAGGGACTAACTTTCAGTGCTTTGCTAGCACTGGAGATGGCTCAATTGCTGTTGGGTCGCTTGATGGGAAGATCAGGTTGTATTCGATCAATTCAATGAGGCAGGCGAAAACTGCTTTTCCAGGGCTTGGTTCACCTATCACTCATGTGGATGTTACTTTTGATGGGAAGTGGATTTTGGGCACAACCGACACTTATTTAATCCTCATCTGCACAATCTTTACTGATAAGGATGGCAAGACAAAGACTGGTTTTAGTGGGCGTATGGGAAATAGAATTTCAGCTCCAAGACTGCTGAAGCTGACTCCCCTGGATTCACATCTGGCGGGCATGAATAACAAGTTTCGTAATGCTCAGTTTTCGTGGGTAAGTGTGTATTTTCAGCCAGTTGGTTAGAAATATTTTTCTGTTATTTTATGGGATTCTGCAACATTATGCTGCTTCTTCCTTTTGTTCGTGGTGATGAAAATTTGTGTCTCCATCTGAAAGTTGGAATAGTTTTCGATTCAGTTTATGTTTTAGTGATTAATTCCCGAAGAGATGGTGAATGGATTGGTTTTCCTTAGAAGGTTTTAATAGTGGGGTTGTCATGTATAAAGCTACTTTGTCTGGCTTTTCCCCCTCTCTTCCAAGTAACTTTTAGATTTTGAATGCTGATTTCGCTTCGAGAACAAAAGTCTGTTCTTACATACGAATTTGAGTTTGGTGGATATCGGTACCTTGATGGTAGTACCGATTTTGGTTGGTCGGAGCATTGTCTATGAATCAAAAATGTCTAGGTCATTTATTAACTCTGAAATCAGTATATTTTTTCTGGCCTTGTGATTTCTTTTGGTATAAGCTTATGATAATCTTGTTTTACATT includes:
- the LOC103439224 gene encoding thioredoxin-like 4, chloroplastic, with the protein product MMHRQSILYGKAKASFNFVTKPNTKLGSTSPSQVKSRLLRAGNPSTIIKTTALGVSGFHGAFGHVEARVATGNLGELSEEDDDDVCPVECVREFRTDAEFSKILETARESGALVVVDFYRTSCGSCKYIEQGFSKLCKGAGDGEAAVIFLKHNVIDEYDEQSEVADRLRIKTVPLFHFYKDGVLLEAFPTRDKERITAAISKYTTPASQEV
- the LOC103420670 gene encoding sterol carrier protein 2-like; this translates as MASGAELKSESLLELMKEHLKTDAGKEITKKIGLVYQINIAPKKIGFDEVIFTVDLKKGEVKKGAYEGGKPDATFSFKDEDFVKVALGKMNPQIAFMRGAMKIKGSLSAATKFTPDIFPKPAKL
- the LOC103410166 gene encoding alpha-amylase-like — translated: MNFLLSFCFCLCTSLLPSFATPAVLFQGFNWDSSKKGGWYNKLKTSIPELADSGISHVWLPPPSHANGTEGYYPGRLYDLDASSYGNKDELKSLIIAMHEKGIKAIADIVINHRAAVKQDENGIWSIFEGGTADGRLDFNASLICRDDNDHPFGTGNPDTGDNYPYTADVDHTNPRLQSELSDWMNWLKTEIGFDGWRFDYAIGYGSSFTKLYMDRTSPEFAVAEYWRWNIAKGQDGKLEQNQDAHRNEIASWIQAAGGVVTAFDMTTKYIMDVAVVGELWRLKDSNGKPPGLIGIKPENAVTFIDNHDTWSQKLLPFPSDQVLLGYAYILTHPGTPSIFYDHFFEWGWPKEPIRNLTAIRARNGINSKSSVSILAAEANLYMANIDNKIIMKIGTKLDLGDLDPTKSNFHVATSGQDFAVWERN
- the LOC103439222 gene encoding protein CYPRO4, with translation MGGAHSREHLELSDSDEEESEEQESYEDVEETEADQRQRSADRGPKTPSSAELDDVDAKLKALSLKYGSSSKNPNLKNPVKLYVHIGGNTPKAKWVTSEKLTSYNFIKTSRMDVDNDEEVEEEEEFDEEGCWVLRVGAKVRAKVSAEMQLLTFADQRRVDFFARGVWAMKFFGDEEYRAFVIKYNDCLFENTYGYEATEENRVKVYGKDFVGWAKPEMADDSVWEDAEDSLLKSPGSATPVRANQNLREEFEEAHNGGIQSLALGALDNSFLVGNSGIQVVKNFSHGIHGKGVYVNFDDGSYGGGSNLARSTPRKALLMKAETNMLLMSPMNEGKPHTTGLHQLDIETGKVVTEWKFEKDGADITMRDITNDSKGAQLDPSGSTFLGLDDNRLCRWDMRDRKGMVQDLAASSGPVLNWNQGHQFSRGTNFQCFASTGDGSIAVGSLDGKIRLYSINSMRQAKTAFPGLGSPITHVDVTFDGKWILGTTDTYLILICTIFTDKDGKTKTGFSGRMGNRISAPRLLKLTPLDSHLAGMNNKFRNAQFSWVTENGKQERHLVATVGKFSVVWNFQQVKDGLHECYRNQQGLKSCYCYKIVPKDDSIVDSRFMHDKFAVTDSPEAPLVIATPLKVSSFSISSTSRQLYSEM